The following coding sequences lie in one Listeria ivanovii subsp. londoniensis genomic window:
- the mdrM gene encoding multidrug efflux MFS transporter MdrM, which produces MNMKAASTSVKRNGILIVMLMGAFVTILNQTLMNVALPSIMKDFGITASQGQWLSTGFMLVNGVMIPMTAFLIERFTTRQLYLFAMVTFAIGTAIGGFATDYTMLIAGRMVQAIGAGIVMPLLTVVVLNLFPMERRGRAMGLIGLAMNFAPAIGPTLSGWIVEQYDWRNLFFIIIPFAILDIIVAIFLLKNVGKRTFPKLDILGVIMSTVGFGSLLLGFSNAGDHAWLTWKVAGFIVLGLVVLGLFIRYQTSSKAPLLNFRVFKYPTFALTTSISFFVVMGLFGGMLLLPIFLQTVRGFSPLESGLVLLPGALVTAVLSPVTGVMFDRFGAKYLSLVGLIIMTGSTFMFTNLDESTTLTYIIIIQTIRSAGMAMVMMPLQTAALNSLPLNLAAHGSAMFNTMRQVAGSIGTAALITVMSKSAASFARHLGPNDVMGKTKTEIANHVLIHGIETAFLVAGILSVIACILALFIQKNNSAMPPIVKKTEEVQQETN; this is translated from the coding sequence TTGAATATGAAAGCAGCAAGTACATCAGTAAAGCGTAACGGTATTCTTATAGTTATGCTAATGGGCGCCTTTGTTACGATTCTCAACCAAACGTTAATGAATGTCGCGTTACCGAGTATTATGAAAGATTTTGGTATTACAGCTAGCCAAGGACAATGGCTATCAACTGGATTTATGTTAGTTAATGGTGTCATGATTCCGATGACCGCATTTTTAATTGAACGATTTACCACACGTCAACTGTACTTATTTGCGATGGTTACTTTTGCAATCGGGACTGCGATTGGCGGATTTGCAACAGATTATACGATGTTAATTGCCGGACGAATGGTACAGGCTATTGGTGCTGGTATTGTCATGCCGCTATTAACGGTAGTAGTATTAAACTTATTCCCTATGGAACGACGTGGGCGAGCGATGGGCTTGATTGGTCTAGCGATGAACTTTGCCCCAGCAATTGGTCCGACACTTTCAGGTTGGATTGTGGAGCAATATGATTGGCGCAATTTATTCTTTATTATTATTCCTTTTGCGATTTTAGATATTATTGTAGCTATTTTCTTACTGAAGAATGTCGGCAAACGAACTTTCCCAAAACTAGATATACTAGGTGTCATTATGTCGACTGTCGGTTTTGGTAGTCTGTTACTAGGATTTAGTAACGCTGGGGATCATGCTTGGTTAACTTGGAAAGTAGCTGGATTTATTGTTCTTGGGCTAGTCGTGCTAGGACTGTTCATCCGTTATCAAACAAGCTCTAAAGCACCATTACTTAACTTTAGAGTATTTAAATATCCCACATTTGCACTGACAACTTCTATTAGTTTCTTTGTTGTAATGGGACTATTTGGTGGTATGCTATTACTACCAATTTTCTTGCAAACGGTTCGCGGATTTTCACCACTAGAGTCGGGTCTGGTACTTCTGCCGGGAGCGCTAGTTACCGCAGTACTCTCCCCAGTGACTGGAGTAATGTTTGACCGATTTGGCGCGAAGTATTTGTCGCTAGTAGGCTTGATTATTATGACAGGATCCACGTTTATGTTTACAAATTTAGATGAATCAACTACTTTAACGTACATTATTATCATTCAAACGATTCGTTCGGCAGGAATGGCGATGGTTATGATGCCGCTTCAAACAGCCGCACTCAACTCGCTACCACTTAATTTAGCTGCTCATGGTTCAGCAATGTTTAATACGATGAGGCAAGTAGCAGGTTCGATTGGAACGGCTGCCTTGATTACTGTTATGTCAAAAAGTGCAGCTAGTTTCGCGAGACATCTTGGACCAAACGACGTGATGGGTAAAACGAAAACGGAAATTGCCAATCATGTACTAATCCACGGTATTGAAACAGCCTTTTTAGTGGCAGGGATTCTTTCGGTGATTGCTTGTATTTTAGCGCTCTTTATCCAAAAAAATAATAGTGCTATGCCACCAATCGTTAAAAAAACAGAAGAAGTACAACAAGAAACAAACTGA
- a CDS encoding MarR family winged helix-turn-helix transcriptional regulator: MEEKLVKEVIFSFREVQRKTHHVLAEEAANREITTTQLLAIRELQRESELTLGELADRMKLGKSTVSGIVDRLVKAGFLKRTRNESNRRALSLALTEKGATKAAETYHVFFNRLEPILEIGEEKLQAMLETHQEIIAILKREGARD, from the coding sequence ATGGAAGAAAAGTTAGTGAAAGAGGTTATTTTCTCTTTTCGCGAAGTGCAACGAAAAACGCATCATGTGTTAGCGGAAGAAGCGGCTAACAGAGAAATCACGACCACGCAATTACTAGCAATTAGAGAGTTACAACGAGAATCTGAACTTACGCTTGGGGAACTTGCGGACCGGATGAAGCTCGGAAAAAGTACTGTATCTGGAATTGTTGATCGACTGGTAAAAGCAGGTTTTTTAAAACGCACACGCAATGAAAGTAACCGCCGTGCGCTGAGCTTAGCACTCACTGAAAAAGGGGCAACAAAAGCGGCAGAAACGTATCATGTTTTCTTCAACCGTTTAGAACCCATTTTAGAAATCGGTGAAGAAAAACTTCAAGCAATGTTAGAAACGCATCAAGAGATAATTGCTATTTTAAAAAGGGAAGGTGCACGAGATTGA
- the dat gene encoding D-amino-acid transaminase, giving the protein MKVLVNNHLVEREDATVDVEDRGYQFGDGVYEVVRLYNGKFFTYDEHIERLYASAAKIDLVIPYSKEELRNLIEELVEVNDIHTGNVYLQVTRGVQNPRNHVIPDDFPLEGVLTAAAREVPRNEKQFIEGGTAITEEDVRWLRCDIKSLSLLGNIMAKNKAHQQDALEAILHRGEQVTECSASNVSIIKDGVLWTHAADNLILNGITRQVILEVARKNGIPVREADFTLTDLREADEVFISSTTIEITPITHIDGVQVGDGKRGPITEQLHGYFVEEIVRSCGELVLAK; this is encoded by the coding sequence ATGAAAGTATTAGTAAATAACCATTTAGTGGAAAGAGAAGATGCCACCGTAGACGTGGAAGACCGCGGATATCAATTTGGAGACGGGGTATATGAAGTTGTTCGTTTGTATAATGGTAAATTTTTTACATATGATGAACATATCGAACGTTTATATGCTAGCGCTGCAAAAATTGATTTAGTTATTCCGTATTCCAAAGAAGAACTACGTAATTTAATTGAAGAGTTAGTGGAGGTAAATGATATTCATACAGGAAATGTTTATTTACAAGTAACTCGTGGCGTCCAAAATCCTCGCAACCATGTGATTCCAGATGATTTCCCATTAGAAGGTGTTTTGACTGCTGCGGCTCGAGAGGTTCCTAGAAATGAAAAACAATTTATCGAAGGCGGAACAGCGATTACAGAAGAAGATGTACGCTGGTTACGTTGTGACATTAAAAGTTTAAGCTTACTTGGAAACATTATGGCCAAAAATAAAGCACATCAACAAGATGCTTTAGAAGCTATTTTACACCGCGGTGAACAGGTTACCGAATGTTCCGCATCTAATGTTTCTATCATTAAAGATGGTGTACTTTGGACACATGCAGCTGATAATTTAATTTTAAACGGAATCACTCGTCAAGTCATTTTAGAGGTTGCTAGAAAAAATGGTATCCCAGTCCGAGAAGCAGATTTTACACTAACTGATCTTCGAGAAGCAGATGAAGTGTTTATTTCTAGCACAACAATTGAAATTACGCCGATTACGCATATTGATGGCGTACAAGTAGGTGACGGAAAACGCGGTCCAATTACCGAGCAACTTCATGGCTATTTTGTAGAAGAAATTGTTCGCTCATGCGGTGAATTAGTATTAGCTAAATAA
- the pepV gene encoding dipeptidase PepV produces the protein MTEINWQKEVESRKDDFLEDLKGLLRIPSVRDDSKKTEDAPFGPDVKRALDYMMELGKKDGFATKEVGNVAGHLEYGQGEELVGVLGHVDVVPVGDGWTNGPFEPTLRDGKLYARGVADDKGPTIAGYYALKIIKELGLPLSRRVRIIVGSDEESGMSCVERYFETEEQPTLGFVPDAEFPIIHAEKGISELDVSFKDGEASGEAAFRLLSFESGERYNMVPDHASAIIENVKDFDKLTSTFKTFLANHPVEGTLEEDGKTVKINMVGKSAHAMEPNNGINAGLHLVAFLGKFKLTGAANDFVTFGRDYLFGDSRAVKLGISYEDKESGELTMNVGVIRYDVAEGGKFGLNFRYPVTANMDKLKNKMQTVVYEYNAQYTHYSDSKPLFVPKDHPLIQTLQEVYTKQTGEEATLLAIGGGTYARHMETGVAFGALFPGREDTMHQKDEFSYFDDLLKATAIYAEALYKLAK, from the coding sequence ATGACAGAAATTAATTGGCAAAAAGAAGTGGAATCACGTAAAGACGATTTCCTAGAAGATTTAAAAGGGTTACTTCGCATTCCAAGTGTTCGCGATGACAGTAAAAAAACAGAAGATGCTCCGTTTGGTCCTGATGTTAAGCGTGCGCTCGATTATATGATGGAACTTGGTAAAAAAGACGGATTTGCAACAAAAGAGGTTGGCAACGTTGCTGGACATCTTGAATATGGTCAAGGAGAAGAGTTAGTTGGTGTTTTAGGACATGTCGATGTTGTTCCTGTTGGGGATGGTTGGACAAACGGACCATTCGAACCAACTTTACGTGATGGAAAACTTTATGCTCGTGGTGTTGCAGACGATAAAGGCCCAACAATTGCTGGTTACTACGCTCTAAAAATTATTAAAGAGTTAGGTTTGCCACTTTCTCGTCGTGTACGAATCATCGTTGGTTCTGATGAAGAAAGCGGTATGAGCTGTGTGGAGCGTTATTTCGAAACAGAAGAACAACCAACACTCGGTTTTGTTCCTGATGCCGAATTCCCGATTATTCACGCGGAAAAAGGTATTTCTGAATTAGATGTATCTTTTAAAGACGGAGAAGCAAGCGGAGAAGCAGCATTTCGTTTACTAAGCTTTGAGTCTGGTGAACGTTACAACATGGTACCAGATCATGCTAGTGCCATCATCGAAAACGTGAAAGACTTTGACAAACTAACAAGTACTTTCAAAACTTTCTTGGCTAACCACCCAGTAGAAGGTACGTTAGAAGAAGATGGTAAAACAGTTAAAATTAACATGGTTGGAAAATCTGCTCATGCAATGGAACCAAACAATGGAATCAATGCGGGTCTTCATTTAGTAGCTTTCCTAGGTAAATTTAAATTAACTGGGGCTGCAAATGATTTCGTTACCTTTGGGCGTGATTATCTGTTTGGTGATTCTCGTGCTGTGAAACTTGGCATAAGCTACGAAGATAAAGAAAGTGGAGAATTAACGATGAATGTTGGCGTTATCCGTTATGATGTAGCAGAAGGCGGTAAATTCGGGCTTAATTTCCGTTACCCAGTTACTGCAAACATGGATAAACTTAAAAATAAAATGCAAACTGTTGTCTATGAATACAATGCTCAATATACACATTACAGTGATTCCAAACCACTTTTTGTACCAAAAGATCACCCGCTTATTCAAACCTTGCAAGAAGTTTATACGAAACAAACAGGGGAAGAAGCAACACTACTTGCTATTGGTGGCGGAACTTATGCACGTCATATGGAAACTGGTGTTGCGTTCGGCGCACTTTTCCCAGGCCGCGAAGATACGATGCACCAAAAAGACGAATTCAGTTATTTTGATGATTTGTTAAAAGCGACAGCAATTTATGCAGAAGCACTTTACAAATTAGCAAAGTAA
- a CDS encoding NUDIX hydrolase has translation MKPIYPAVKAVIVKDGKFLALKKKGVEGEVFELPGGRMNYGETHGEALFREVYEETKLQVQPFILYDTWEFFHEEYQITGVIYLVELPEEGEIVLSDEHEEYRFLPLEKDSLQMMDIVFASRMERWDMEAIKGFMRK, from the coding sequence ATGAAACCTATATATCCTGCCGTAAAAGCAGTCATCGTAAAAGACGGAAAATTTCTTGCGCTTAAAAAGAAAGGCGTAGAAGGAGAGGTTTTTGAACTTCCGGGTGGTCGGATGAATTATGGTGAAACGCACGGAGAAGCACTTTTTAGAGAAGTTTATGAAGAAACCAAATTACAAGTCCAACCGTTTATTTTGTATGATACATGGGAATTTTTTCATGAGGAATACCAAATTACTGGGGTTATTTATTTAGTAGAGTTGCCAGAAGAAGGAGAAATCGTACTATCTGATGAACACGAGGAATATCGCTTTTTGCCACTTGAAAAGGATAGTTTACAAATGATGGATATTGTTTTCGCCTCACGCATGGAACGCTGGGATATGGAAGCGATTAAAGGTTTTATGAGAAAATAA
- a CDS encoding NAD(P)H-hydrate dehydratase, with amino-acid sequence MKKITPKAMCAWIPKREDETHKGDYGRVLIVAGNKQFGGAAIMAAEACVKSGAGLTTVASDSVNRPALQTRIPECMFIDYENVTSLSEQISQFDTILIGPGLGLNAHAEEIFRLVLQKATDKQQIIIDGDGITIYAKGDTPHPAAGLTFTPHAGEWERLKALAPEAQTTTEIASTLDATLVLKGHRTKVYADESAWQNIYGTPAMATGGMGDTLAGTICGLMAQTEKPIIGTLAAVFLHSYIGEILAKKRYVVLPTEIAEELPTYLKIFSETDEHA; translated from the coding sequence GTGAAAAAGATTACACCAAAAGCAATGTGCGCTTGGATTCCTAAACGGGAAGATGAAACACATAAGGGAGATTATGGTCGCGTGTTAATTGTCGCTGGTAATAAACAATTTGGTGGCGCTGCTATCATGGCAGCAGAAGCCTGTGTCAAAAGCGGGGCTGGCTTAACTACGGTTGCCTCAGATAGCGTTAACCGACCTGCCTTGCAAACACGTATTCCAGAATGTATGTTTATTGATTATGAAAATGTCACTAGTTTAAGTGAGCAGATTAGCCAGTTTGATACCATTTTAATTGGCCCAGGTCTTGGCCTAAATGCTCATGCGGAAGAAATTTTTCGATTAGTGCTACAAAAAGCTACCGACAAGCAACAAATAATTATCGATGGCGATGGCATTACGATTTATGCCAAAGGAGACACCCCTCATCCAGCTGCTGGTTTAACTTTTACACCACATGCTGGGGAATGGGAGCGACTAAAAGCGCTAGCCCCTGAAGCACAAACAACTACCGAAATCGCAAGCACGCTAGATGCCACACTTGTACTAAAAGGGCATCGTACAAAAGTGTATGCTGACGAATCGGCATGGCAAAATATTTATGGAACTCCCGCAATGGCAACAGGTGGAATGGGCGATACACTCGCAGGAACAATTTGTGGTTTAATGGCGCAAACAGAAAAACCAATTATCGGCACTCTTGCTGCTGTTTTTCTCCATAGCTATATTGGAGAGATTCTCGCGAAGAAACGCTATGTCGTACTTCCAACAGAAATCGCCGAAGAACTACCAACTTATTTGAAAATTTTTAGCGAAACAGACGAACATGCTTAA
- a CDS encoding phosphatase PAP2 family protein, producing the protein MKKTPFIISGIGLLGFILFMSGVMSKANWIHTFDNYWNSVIRVGITDTKTTIISYLTDIGGVATICILTVVVVICLLLLRKIDIAIWFGITVLVGGALIPSIIKNIVQRPRPTFKLIEQGGFSFPSGHATGSTVFYGMLAFFLILYVSKRWIQIMIAILALSIVIFVMYSREYLGVHFPSDVVAGFLIGNGVVFCSIGCYFLWGEKLALWAKRFKKVA; encoded by the coding sequence ATGAAAAAAACACCATTTATTATTAGCGGTATAGGTCTTCTTGGCTTTATTCTTTTTATGTCAGGAGTTATGTCTAAGGCAAATTGGATACACACATTTGATAATTACTGGAACAGTGTTATTCGAGTTGGGATTACAGATACCAAAACAACGATTATTTCTTACTTAACGGATATTGGTGGCGTAGCAACAATTTGTATTTTAACGGTGGTGGTTGTTATTTGCTTACTGTTGCTACGAAAAATTGATATTGCTATTTGGTTTGGTATTACAGTGTTGGTTGGCGGCGCGCTGATTCCATCTATTATTAAAAATATCGTCCAACGTCCTAGACCAACTTTTAAGCTTATTGAACAAGGGGGTTTTAGTTTTCCGAGCGGTCATGCAACAGGTTCGACTGTTTTTTACGGCATGCTTGCTTTTTTCTTGATTCTTTATGTGAGTAAAAGATGGATACAAATAATGATTGCGATTTTAGCACTTTCGATTGTCATCTTCGTGATGTACTCCCGTGAATATCTCGGTGTTCATTTTCCAAGTGATGTAGTTGCTGGATTTTTAATCGGAAATGGAGTCGTATTCTGTTCAATTGGTTGTTACTTCCTTTGGGGTGAGAAACTAGCATTGTGGGCTAAACGATTTAAAAAAGTAGCATAA
- a CDS encoding polysaccharide biosynthesis protein yields the protein MGSKLLRGTFILTLGTLISKVLGILYVIPFYAIIGGDEPALLYNFGYVPYQLFLSVATAGIPLAVAKYIAKYNAMEEYAVGRRLFRTGVYLMIFSGIVCFLAMYGLAPTLAKMQQLEGGYSLEDGIQVIRAVSFALLIIPVMSLLRGFFQGYNSMGPSAVSQVLEQVVRIMFLLSGTFIVMYVLDGNVVTAVSVATFSAFVGAFASLILLLWYFYKRKPGLDRMLLEDRGTVNISIPTLYKDIILSAIPFIIVGSATSLYQLIDQFTLGRVLEYIGITPEMVNSYVAIINFDVQKLIMIPGTLAIAFSMALVPLVTGAYVRREYAQVKRQLNDVFQILLFLTIPACFGIAMLARPLFTVFFAPSNDGTELLQLFAPIAVLFSLFSVSAAVLQGIDEQRFTVLGLLLGLLTKSVLQMPLILLFEAKGSILATGAGYAVSCVFMLMIIKKYVRFSFKVILRRTVLFFGMTAVMGGVVICLYLGLANFISPNHKMSAFLLTAICGGIGAIFYGYMAFKLHLSDKLFGPRGTRLRQKLRIR from the coding sequence ATGGGTTCAAAACTGCTCAGAGGAACTTTTATTCTGACACTAGGAACATTAATTTCTAAAGTGCTTGGAATATTGTACGTGATTCCGTTTTATGCGATTATTGGAGGAGATGAACCAGCACTTCTATATAATTTTGGCTATGTACCGTATCAATTATTCTTAAGTGTTGCAACTGCTGGGATACCACTTGCTGTTGCAAAATATATAGCAAAATATAATGCCATGGAAGAATATGCGGTAGGACGACGTTTGTTTAGAACGGGCGTTTACTTAATGATTTTCTCAGGGATTGTTTGTTTCTTAGCGATGTACGGCCTTGCACCAACACTTGCTAAGATGCAACAACTCGAAGGCGGCTATAGTTTAGAAGATGGGATTCAGGTTATACGAGCTGTAAGTTTTGCCTTACTTATCATTCCAGTCATGAGCTTGTTACGCGGATTTTTCCAAGGTTATAATTCGATGGGACCTTCTGCTGTATCTCAAGTATTAGAGCAAGTTGTTCGGATTATGTTCTTGCTATCAGGGACATTTATTGTGATGTATGTGCTTGACGGCAATGTTGTTACTGCAGTTAGTGTAGCGACATTCTCAGCATTTGTTGGTGCTTTCGCTAGTCTGATTTTATTGCTTTGGTATTTTTATAAACGAAAACCAGGACTTGACCGGATGCTTTTAGAAGACCGTGGAACAGTAAATATTTCTATCCCTACACTTTATAAAGATATAATTTTATCAGCGATTCCTTTTATTATTGTTGGATCGGCTACTTCGCTTTATCAATTAATTGACCAATTTACGTTAGGCCGTGTACTTGAATATATTGGAATAACGCCAGAGATGGTTAATTCTTATGTAGCAATCATTAACTTTGATGTGCAAAAACTAATTATGATTCCAGGGACACTCGCGATTGCATTTTCGATGGCACTTGTTCCGTTAGTCACTGGAGCTTATGTTCGAAGAGAATATGCTCAAGTAAAAAGACAATTGAATGACGTTTTCCAAATCTTATTATTCCTAACCATTCCAGCTTGTTTTGGAATTGCTATGCTTGCTCGGCCGCTGTTTACGGTGTTTTTTGCGCCAAGTAATGATGGAACAGAACTTTTGCAATTATTTGCGCCAATTGCCGTTTTATTTTCGCTATTCAGCGTTTCGGCGGCGGTGCTTCAAGGGATTGATGAACAACGCTTTACCGTACTTGGTTTATTATTAGGGTTGCTTACAAAATCGGTGTTACAAATGCCGCTTATTCTGTTGTTTGAAGCAAAAGGGTCGATTCTTGCAACGGGAGCTGGCTATGCTGTTTCATGTGTTTTCATGTTAATGATTATTAAAAAATATGTTCGTTTTTCCTTCAAAGTCATTTTGCGACGAACGGTACTGTTCTTCGGAATGACTGCAGTGATGGGGGGTGTGGTTATTTGCCTTTATTTGGGACTAGCTAACTTTATTAGTCCAAACCATAAAATGTCTGCCTTTTTGTTGACAGCGATTTGTGGAGGAATTGGTGCGATTTTTTACGGTTATATGGCATTCAAGCTGCACTTGTCCGACAAATTGTTTGGACCACGCGGAACGAGATTGCGACAAAAATTAAGAATACGCTAG
- a CDS encoding polysaccharide biosynthesis protein, with the protein MSSKLMRGTAVLTAGTLLSKILGILYVIPFYWIAGGEEATILYQYGYVPYQIFLNIATAGVPLAVAKYISKYNSLNEYALSQRLYKSSSYLMLFTGIASFLVMYIFAPVLAGMQEVSGGTSIEDITSVIRAVSFALLIIPVMSLLRGYFQGFHSMGPSAVSQVIEQVARIVFLLASTYIVLHLIGGTLVTAMSLATFAAFVGAFFSLICLIWYYRKRRPGIQKLIETSDNRLQVSTLHLLKEISISAIPFIIVGMAMSLYQQIDLFTFARVLTYDGMAGKAAEDLLSIFNFSVQKIIMIPGTLALAFSMTLVPLVAASFNKGKMREVHHYLTAVFQVLLFLVVPACLGIALLADPLYTIFYGHNADGAMLLSFFAPFAIFFSLFSVTAAILQGIDEQRYTVLSLLLGLLTKSVLQMPLILLLGAKGGALATGLGYIVSVAFTICIIKKYANYSFKYIIRRLLLILAISFVMLAVVWLVYHGLALFLNPEARFPALIIVIISAGLGAYIYAFLAAKAGLLDYILGDRMQKIRQKLHLS; encoded by the coding sequence ATGAGTTCAAAATTAATGCGAGGAACGGCCGTGTTGACAGCAGGAACTTTGCTGTCTAAAATATTAGGAATCCTTTATGTGATACCATTTTACTGGATAGCAGGTGGGGAAGAAGCGACTATTCTCTATCAATATGGTTATGTACCTTACCAAATATTCTTAAATATTGCGACAGCCGGTGTTCCGCTTGCAGTTGCCAAGTACATCTCAAAATATAATTCATTAAATGAATATGCACTAAGTCAAAGATTGTATAAATCAAGTAGCTATTTAATGCTTTTTACAGGAATTGCTAGTTTTTTAGTGATGTATATTTTTGCTCCCGTTTTAGCAGGAATGCAAGAAGTCAGCGGGGGAACTAGCATAGAAGATATTACTAGCGTGATTCGGGCGGTTAGTTTTGCGCTACTTATAATTCCGGTGATGAGTTTACTGCGCGGTTATTTCCAAGGATTTCATTCGATGGGACCGTCTGCTGTATCACAAGTTATTGAGCAAGTAGCGAGAATTGTGTTTTTACTTGCTAGTACCTATATAGTATTACATTTAATTGGCGGTACGCTTGTAACAGCAATGAGTTTAGCTACTTTTGCGGCTTTTGTTGGAGCCTTCTTTAGTTTGATTTGCCTTATTTGGTATTATAGAAAACGGCGACCAGGAATTCAAAAATTGATTGAAACAAGTGATAATCGTTTGCAAGTGTCGACGCTTCATTTGCTAAAAGAAATTTCGATATCAGCTATTCCTTTTATCATTGTTGGTATGGCAATGTCACTTTATCAACAAATTGATTTATTTACATTTGCTCGAGTGTTGACTTATGACGGAATGGCTGGAAAAGCAGCAGAAGACTTATTGTCGATATTTAACTTTTCGGTTCAAAAAATCATCATGATTCCTGGGACATTAGCTCTCGCATTTTCTATGACACTTGTACCTTTAGTAGCTGCTTCTTTTAATAAGGGAAAGATGCGAGAAGTACACCATTATTTAACCGCTGTTTTTCAAGTATTACTATTTCTTGTTGTACCAGCTTGCTTAGGAATTGCCTTACTAGCCGATCCGCTTTATACGATTTTTTATGGACACAATGCTGACGGGGCGATGTTACTTAGCTTTTTTGCTCCATTCGCTATTTTCTTTTCTTTATTTAGTGTCACGGCGGCTATTTTGCAAGGAATTGATGAACAGCGCTATACGGTACTTAGTTTATTGCTAGGTCTATTAACGAAATCAGTGTTACAAATGCCACTTATTTTACTTCTTGGTGCAAAAGGTGGTGCACTTGCAACGGGTCTTGGTTACATTGTTTCTGTTGCCTTTACTATTTGTATCATTAAAAAGTATGCGAATTATTCCTTTAAATACATTATTCGCCGTCTTCTGTTGATTTTAGCAATAAGCTTTGTGATGTTGGCGGTTGTTTGGCTCGTCTATCACGGCTTAGCTTTATTTTTAAATCCAGAGGCAAGATTTCCTGCTTTGATTATCGTTATTATCTCTGCTGGACTAGGAGCTTATATTTACGCATTTTTAGCTGCGAAGGCTGGCTTGCTTGACTATATTCTTGGTGATCGGATGCAAAAAATTCGTCAGAAACTTCATTTGAGTTAA
- the trpA gene encoding tryptophan synthase subunit alpha, whose product MTKTLTEKITKNPENPAIVTYIMGGDGGLEHLEEQLLFLEESGVSAIEIGIPFSDPVADGPVIQLAGLRALKEKISLEAILTQLATSKVQIPLIIMSYINPIFHLGIPKFVELLQETPVKGLIIPDLPYEHQNLITPEINGTDIALIPLVSLTSPKERLAEIAEQAEGFIYAVTVNGTTGVRSEFDTHIDEHLAYLKSISPVPVLAGFGVSSIAHVEKFAAICDGVIIGSKVVQMLHDKKKTELGNFLQKAANVPSEI is encoded by the coding sequence ATGACTAAAACATTAACGGAAAAAATCACTAAAAACCCAGAGAATCCTGCCATTGTTACTTATATTATGGGCGGAGATGGTGGTTTAGAACATTTAGAAGAGCAGTTACTATTCCTAGAAGAATCAGGAGTGAGTGCGATTGAAATTGGAATTCCTTTTTCTGATCCAGTAGCAGATGGTCCGGTTATTCAACTGGCTGGTTTGCGCGCTCTAAAAGAAAAAATTAGTTTGGAAGCAATTTTAACACAATTAGCTACAAGCAAAGTTCAAATTCCACTAATTATTATGAGCTATATTAATCCAATTTTTCATTTAGGCATTCCTAAGTTTGTCGAATTGCTTCAAGAAACGCCGGTTAAAGGGCTCATTATTCCCGATTTACCATATGAACATCAAAATCTCATCACCCCGGAAATCAATGGCACGGATATTGCACTCATCCCTCTTGTATCACTCACTAGTCCAAAAGAACGACTCGCGGAAATTGCTGAACAAGCAGAAGGATTTATTTATGCGGTAACTGTCAATGGGACGACGGGAGTTAGAAGTGAATTTGATACACATATTGATGAGCATTTAGCTTATTTAAAAAGTATTAGCCCGGTTCCGGTACTAGCAGGATTTGGTGTTTCATCAATAGCACATGTAGAAAAATTTGCGGCGATTTGTGATGGTGTTATTATCGGGAGTAAAGTGGTTCAAATGCTACATGATAAAAAGAAAACAGAGCTTGGGAACTTTTTACAAAAGGCAGCAAACGTTCCTAGCGAAATATAA